The Malus domestica chromosome 13, GDT2T_hap1 genome includes a window with the following:
- the LOC139190457 gene encoding uncharacterized protein, producing MPYVEVDPSQSGADSWKLEPVVDLLKQVAVGVVPTDTVNALVCGLRNNSAIERLRRIKNIDPLKPLASYATPSTTLIHIRQGFPAVMAKVTQIFSDMLSNAYPALVLSS from the exons ATGCCTTACGTTGAAGTTGATCCGTCGCAATCGGGAGCTGACAGCTGGAAATTGGAACCAGTTGTTGATCTTCTGAAACAAGTAGCTGTTGGTGTTGTTCCTACTGATACTGT GAATGCATTAGTTTGTGGTTTGAGAAACAACTCGGCAATTGAACGTCTTCGCCG AATCAAGAACATCGACCCTCTAAAGCCCTTGGCATCTTATGCCACTCCTTCCACGACATTGATACATATACGACAGGGTTTCCCCGCGGTGATGGCCAAGGTCACGCAAATTTTTTCCGATATGTTAAGCAATGCATACCCGGCCCTTGTACTTTCATCTTAA